One genomic region from Daphnia magna isolate NIES linkage group LG10, ASM2063170v1.1, whole genome shotgun sequence encodes:
- the LOC123477075 gene encoding DNA-directed RNA polymerase II subunit RPB1-like, with protein MSINRSALFTLCLLVVTACLAEPIREKRSPDGHGHHDHGHDHGHDHGHGGGAPIHTPDVGASAYGGPVAVPSYDAQPAQQHHDHQHHDAQAAAPSYDAQPAAPSYDAPQQPSYDAPQSYEAQAAPSYSPPAPEYSPPAPQAYEAQAAPSYSPPAPEYSPPAPSYSAPAPQAYDAPAAPSYSAPAPQAYEAPAYSPPAPAYSPPAPAYSPPAPAYSPPAPAYSPPAPAYSPPAPAYSPPAPAYSPPAPAYSPPAPSYTQAAPVYTPPVQSYSPPVQSYSPPVQSYSPPAQSYGAPQQSYGAPRPSYGAPKAPKKPKGSYGPPQQSYGAPQATYGAPIQSYAPPQPSYAPPQPSYAPPQPSYSPPQPSYAPPQPSYAAPQPSYGAPKPSYGAPRPSYGAPKAPKKPKSSYGPPQQSYGAPQPAYHAPAPAYAPPQPIYSPQPVQQQGYGR; from the exons atgtcaaTCAATCGATCG GCGCTGTTCACCTTATGTCTGCTGGTAGTGACCGCTTGTCTGGCCGAGCCCATCCGTGAGAAACGATCAC cggaTGGACATGGACATCATGACCACGGTCACGATCACGGACACGATCACGGACACGGCGGTGGCGCTCCCATTCACACACCCGATGTAGGTGCATCGGCTTACGGTGGTCCAGTGGCCGTCCCGTCTTACGACGCCCAACCGGCCCAGCAACATCACGACCATCAGCATCACGACGCTCAAGCGGCCGCTCCGTCTTACGACGCTCAACCGGCTGCTCCTTCTTACGACGCTCCTCAACAGCCGTCCTACGACGCTCCTCAGTCTTACGAAGCTCAAGCGGCGCCATCTTACAGCCCCCCGGCTCCTGAATATTCCCCACCAGCCCCTCAGGCTTACGAAGCTCAAGCAGCGCCATCTTACAGCCCTCCGGCTCCTGAGTACAGCCCACCAGCTCCGTCTTACTCCGCACCAGCACCTCAGGCGTACGACGCTCCGGCTGCTCCTTCCTACTCCGCACCAGCTCCTCAGGCGTACGAAGCTCCTGCTTACTCTCCTCCGGCTCCAGCTTATAGCCCTCCGGCTCCAGCTTATAGCCCTCCGGCTCCTGCTTATAGCCCTCCGGCTCCAGCTTATAGCCCTCCGGCTCCTGCTTACTCTCCTCCGGCTCCTGCTTACTCTCCTCCGGCTCCTGCTTACTCTCCTCCGGCTCCTGCCTATTCGCCACCGGCTCCTTCCTACACCCAAGCCGCCCCCGTTTACACACCACCCGTTCAGTCGTACTCCCCACCGGTTCAATCGTATTCCCCACCTGTGCAATCTTACTCGCCTCCGGCACAGTCTTACGGAGCTCCTCAACAGTCTTACGGAGCACCGAGACCCAGTTACGGAGCCCCTAAGGCACCCAAGAAGCCAAAGGGCAGCTACGGACCGCCTCAGCAATCTTACGGAGCCCCGCAAGCCACTTACGGAGCACCTATTCAATCTTACGCTCCTCCTCAACCGTCTTACGCTCCTCCTCAACCCTCGTACGCTCCTCCTCAACCTTCTTATTCACCACCGCAACCATCGTACGCTCCACCGCAGCCGTCTTACGCCGCCCCTCAGCCTTCCTACGGAGCTCCTAAACCCTCTTACGGTGCGCCGAGGCCCAGTTACGGAGCACCCAAGGCTCCTAAGAAGCCCAAGTCGAGCTACGGACCTCCTCAGCAATCTTACGGGGCTCCTCAGCCGGCTTATCACGCTCCCGCTCCTGCTTACGCTCCTCCTCAGCCCATCTACAGCCCGCAGCCCGTTCAGCAGCAAGGTTACGGCCGTTAA
- the LOC123477078 gene encoding repetitive proline-rich cell wall protein 1-like isoform X3 — MIMEVMEPVTPPAYPAPAYSAPSYSAPSYSEPSYSAPSYSEPSYAEPSYAAPSYAAPSYAAPAYSPPAYSAPSYSVPSYSAPSYSAPSYPSGKGKKGGRKGRKPLKELLKAIKGSDIDFHALVATLSSLTGDYSATSYDSYSAPSYSAPSYAAPSYGKGKGKKGSGYSSYQQQPSYAPVYAAAPAYSAPVYSAPVYSAPVYAAPVYASAGKGKGKKGGSYAPSYPAPSYSAPSYSPPAYSAPSYSAPAYSAPSYSAPAYSAPSYSAPAYSAPSYSAPAYSAPAYEAPSYTAPDYGASSYEVPKPAY; from the exons ATGATT ATGGAAGTTATGGAGCCAGTTACGCCCCCCGCTTATCCAGCCCCCGCTTACTCAGCTCCTTCCTATTCAGCTCCTTCCTATTCTGAACCTTCCTATTCAGCTCCTTCTTATTCTGAACCTTCTTACGCTGAACCTTCTTACGCTGCTCCTTCTTACGCTGCTCCTTCTTACGCTGCTCCCGCATACTCTCCTCCTGCCTACTCTGCTCCTTCTTATTCGGTTCCTTCTTATTCGGCACCTTCTTATTCTGCACCTTCCTATCCTTCCGGTAAAGGTAAAAAAGGCGGCAGAAAAGGTAGAAAACCACTGAAGGAATTATTGAAGGCCATCAAAGGCAGCGATATTGACTTTCACGCCCTCGTTGCAaccctttcttctttaacaGGAGACTATTCCGCAACTTCCTACGACTCTTACTCCGCACCGTCGTACTCCGCTCCATCGTACGCCGCTCCATCTTACGGCAAAGGAAAAGGCAAGAAGGGAAGCGGATATTCTAGCTACCAGCAGCAGCCATCGTACGCTCCAGTCTACGCCGCCGCCCCGGCTTACTCCGCACCGGTTTACTCCGCACCGGTGTACTCGGCTCCAGTTTACGCTGCCCCGGTTTACGCCTCAGCTGGCAAGGGTAAAGGCAAGAAAGGAGGTAGTTACGCTCCTTCTTACCCTGCTCCTTCCTACTCCGCCCCGAGTTATTCCCCACCCGCCTACTCTGCCCCGAG TTACTCTGCACCCGCCTACTCTGCCCCGAGTTACTCCGCACCCGCCTACTCTGCCCCGAGTTACTCCGCACCCGCCTACTCTGCCCCGAGCTATTCCGCACCCGCCTACTCAGCTCCGGCTTACGAGGCACCTTCTTACACCGCCCCAGATTACGGAGCTTCGTCTTACGAAGTTCCTAAACCAGCTTATTAG
- the LOC123477078 gene encoding repetitive proline-rich cell wall protein 1-like isoform X4, giving the protein MIMEVMEPVTPPAYPAPAYSAPSYSAPSYSEPSYSAPSYSEPSYAEPSYAAPSYAAPSYAAPAYSPPAYSAPSYSVPSYSAPSYSAPSYPSGKGKKGGRKGRKPLKELLKAIKGSDIDFHALVATLSSLTGDYSATSYDSYSAPSYSAPSYAAPSYGKGKGKKGSGYSSYQQQPSYAPVYAAPVYASAGKGKGKKGGSYAPSYPAPSYSAPSYSPPAYSAPSYSAPAYSAPSYSAPAYSAPSYSAPAYSAPSYSAPAYSAPSYSAPAYSAPAYEAPSYTAPDYGASSYEVPKPAY; this is encoded by the exons ATGATT ATGGAAGTTATGGAGCCAGTTACGCCCCCCGCTTATCCAGCCCCCGCTTACTCAGCTCCTTCCTATTCAGCTCCTTCCTATTCTGAACCTTCCTATTCAGCTCCTTCTTATTCTGAACCTTCTTACGCTGAACCTTCTTACGCTGCTCCTTCTTACGCTGCTCCTTCTTACGCTGCTCCCGCATACTCTCCTCCTGCCTACTCTGCTCCTTCTTATTCGGTTCCTTCTTATTCGGCACCTTCTTATTCTGCACCTTCCTATCCTTCCGGTAAAGGTAAAAAAGGCGGCAGAAAAGGTAGAAAACCACTGAAGGAATTATTGAAGGCCATCAAAGGCAGCGATATTGACTTTCACGCCCTCGTTGCAaccctttcttctttaacaGGAGACTATTCCGCAACTTCCTACGACTCTTACTCCGCACCGTCGTACTCCGCTCCATCGTACGCCGCTCCATCTTACGGCAAAGGAAAAGGCAAGAAGGGAAGCGGATATTCTAGCTACCAGCAGCAGCCATCGTAC GCTCCAGTTTACGCTGCCCCGGTTTACGCCTCAGCTGGCAAGGGTAAAGGCAAGAAAGGAGGTAGTTACGCTCCTTCTTACCCTGCTCCTTCCTACTCCGCCCCGAGTTATTCCCCACCCGCCTACTCTGCCCCGAGTTATTCCGCACCCGCCTACTCTGCCCCGAGTTACTCTGCACCCGCCTACTCTGCCCCGAGTTACTCCGCACCCGCCTACTCTGCCCCGAGTTACTCCGCACCCGCCTACTCTGCCCCGAGCTATTCCGCACCCGCCTACTCAGCTCCGGCTTACGAGGCACCTTCTTACACCGCCCCAGATTACGGAGCTTCGTCTTACGAAGTTCCTAAACCAGCTTATTAG
- the LOC123477078 gene encoding repetitive proline-rich cell wall protein 1-like isoform X2, with product MIMEVMEPVTPPAYPAPAYSAPSYSAPSYSEPSYSAPSYSEPSYAEPSYAAPSYAAPSYAAPAYSPPAYSAPSYSVPSYSAPSYSAPSYPSGKGKKGGRKGRKPLKELLKAIKGSDIDFHALVATLSSLTGDYSATSYDSYSAPSYSAPSYAAPSYGKGKGKKGSGYSSYQQQPSYAPVYAAAPAYSAPVYSAPVYSAPVYAAPVYASAGKGKGKKGGSYAPSYPAPSYSAPSYSAPAYSAPSYSAPAYSAPSYSAPAYSAPSYSAPAYSAPSYSAPAYSAPAYEAPSYTAPDYGASSYEVPKPAY from the exons ATGATT ATGGAAGTTATGGAGCCAGTTACGCCCCCCGCTTATCCAGCCCCCGCTTACTCAGCTCCTTCCTATTCAGCTCCTTCCTATTCTGAACCTTCCTATTCAGCTCCTTCTTATTCTGAACCTTCTTACGCTGAACCTTCTTACGCTGCTCCTTCTTACGCTGCTCCTTCTTACGCTGCTCCCGCATACTCTCCTCCTGCCTACTCTGCTCCTTCTTATTCGGTTCCTTCTTATTCGGCACCTTCTTATTCTGCACCTTCCTATCCTTCCGGTAAAGGTAAAAAAGGCGGCAGAAAAGGTAGAAAACCACTGAAGGAATTATTGAAGGCCATCAAAGGCAGCGATATTGACTTTCACGCCCTCGTTGCAaccctttcttctttaacaGGAGACTATTCCGCAACTTCCTACGACTCTTACTCCGCACCGTCGTACTCCGCTCCATCGTACGCCGCTCCATCTTACGGCAAAGGAAAAGGCAAGAAGGGAAGCGGATATTCTAGCTACCAGCAGCAGCCATCGTACGCTCCAGTCTACGCCGCCGCCCCGGCTTACTCCGCACCGGTTTACTCCGCACCGGTGTACTCGGCTCCAGTTTACGCTGCCCCGGTTTACGCCTCAGCTGGCAAGGGTAAAGGCAAGAAAGGAGGTAGTTACGCTCCTTCTTACCCTGCTCCTTCCTACTCCGCCCCGAG TTATTCCGCACCCGCCTACTCTGCCCCGAGTTACTCTGCACCCGCCTACTCTGCCCCGAGTTACTCCGCACCCGCCTACTCTGCCCCGAGTTACTCCGCACCCGCCTACTCTGCCCCGAGCTATTCCGCACCCGCCTACTCAGCTCCGGCTTACGAGGCACCTTCTTACACCGCCCCAGATTACGGAGCTTCGTCTTACGAAGTTCCTAAACCAGCTTATTAG
- the LOC123477078 gene encoding repetitive proline-rich cell wall protein 1-like isoform X1, with protein MIMEVMEPVTPPAYPAPAYSAPSYSAPSYSEPSYSAPSYSEPSYAEPSYAAPSYAAPSYAAPAYSPPAYSAPSYSVPSYSAPSYSAPSYPSGKGKKGGRKGRKPLKELLKAIKGSDIDFHALVATLSSLTGDYSATSYDSYSAPSYSAPSYAAPSYGKGKGKKGSGYSSYQQQPSYAPVYAAAPAYSAPVYSAPVYSAPVYAAPVYASAGKGKGKKGGSYAPSYPAPSYSAPSYSPPAYSAPSYSAPAYSAPSYSAPAYSAPSYSAPAYSAPSYSAPAYSAPSYSAPAYSAPAYEAPSYTAPDYGASSYEVPKPAY; from the exons ATGATT ATGGAAGTTATGGAGCCAGTTACGCCCCCCGCTTATCCAGCCCCCGCTTACTCAGCTCCTTCCTATTCAGCTCCTTCCTATTCTGAACCTTCCTATTCAGCTCCTTCTTATTCTGAACCTTCTTACGCTGAACCTTCTTACGCTGCTCCTTCTTACGCTGCTCCTTCTTACGCTGCTCCCGCATACTCTCCTCCTGCCTACTCTGCTCCTTCTTATTCGGTTCCTTCTTATTCGGCACCTTCTTATTCTGCACCTTCCTATCCTTCCGGTAAAGGTAAAAAAGGCGGCAGAAAAGGTAGAAAACCACTGAAGGAATTATTGAAGGCCATCAAAGGCAGCGATATTGACTTTCACGCCCTCGTTGCAaccctttcttctttaacaGGAGACTATTCCGCAACTTCCTACGACTCTTACTCCGCACCGTCGTACTCCGCTCCATCGTACGCCGCTCCATCTTACGGCAAAGGAAAAGGCAAGAAGGGAAGCGGATATTCTAGCTACCAGCAGCAGCCATCGTACGCTCCAGTCTACGCCGCCGCCCCGGCTTACTCCGCACCGGTTTACTCCGCACCGGTGTACTCGGCTCCAGTTTACGCTGCCCCGGTTTACGCCTCAGCTGGCAAGGGTAAAGGCAAGAAAGGAGGTAGTTACGCTCCTTCTTACCCTGCTCCTTCCTACTCCGCCCCGAGTTATTCCCCACCCGCCTACTCTGCCCCGAGTTATTCCGCACCCGCCTACTCTGCCCCGAGTTACTCTGCACCCGCCTACTCTGCCCCGAGTTACTCCGCACCCGCCTACTCTGCCCCGAGTTACTCCGCACCCGCCTACTCTGCCCCGAGCTATTCCGCACCCGCCTACTCAGCTCCGGCTTACGAGGCACCTTCTTACACCGCCCCAGATTACGGAGCTTCGTCTTACGAAGTTCCTAAACCAGCTTATTAG